The genomic interval AAGAATGTTGAAATGGCTCCAACGGATGGTTTCGCGCAGAAAGAAGGGATCCCATCGTTGGAGGAAAGCGGCCCTGATGTTGGCCAAATGCCATGAATACATAGCCAATCAGAGAAAAGACGCCGCTCACAAAATCAGCCGATATTTGGTGAACAACTACGATTGGATTGCCTTTGAAGACTTAAACATTCGGGGGATGGTAAAAAATCACCGTCTTGCCAAGAGCATTGCAGACGCAGGTTGGAGGATGCTGGTTCAATTCACGGCTTACAAGGCAGAGTGGGCCGGTAAGCAAGTGATGGAAGTGGATCCTCGCCACACGTCACAAGTTTGCTCCAAGTGCGGTCAGATTGTAAAGAAGACCTTAAAAGAACGTACCCATTGTTGCTCATGCGGATATGTGGCAGACAGAGATATCAATGCCGCAAGAAATATCCTGCATCGAGCGATGGGAACCTCCTGAACCGAAATCCTACAATGAGAATGAAACCTTTACCAGGCTTGGACGAAGCCATCGTGGATGGATGTGGGTTGCCACGCCAGATGAAGCGAGAAGCCCACGGCGACCAAAGGGAGTGCCTTAGGTGCTTCAGCCGTGTGAGCAAGTCACAATGTGTTCGCCTCCACATCCAGCAGCCTGTTATTCATTACTTCCACTTTTTTACCCAGGTGTTTGAAATCCGCTGACAGGCTCATTGCTGCATCATGAATCTGTTTTTCGATCAGGTCCACACGTGCAATGGTTTCCTGTTGAAGTTTCTTTACTTCTGTCAGGTCTTGATCCATTTTGTCCAACCTGCTGTCCACATTATCCAACCTGCTGTCCACATTGTCCAATCTGTTGTCCATCTTGTCCAACCTTTGATTAACCGCCTTCAACTCATCCAAAATCTGCTTCAGGGTGTTTTCCAAGGTGCACCCTCCCGTTAAAGTATTCGCGAGTTCCGGTACCATTCTCGCTGCTTAGCACTGCCTGCCATTACTATATCATTTTTCCGCCATTTTGTGGCAAAAGAATCGCCAAAATGATGGCTGCGGTTATCCGGTTGATCTCTCCTGATTTGCCTTGATTCGGACTTCATGCTCCGGCAGAGCCGTAGGACAGGAAAGTGATCCTGGTGGCGGGTATCTGACATCGGAAGCAACTTGGTGATAGAATGGATTCTGCTCAGCCGAAACAACAGGA from Polycladomyces zharkentensis carries:
- a CDS encoding RNA-guided endonuclease InsQ/TnpB family protein produces the protein MRPNVVTTRYLRKSERMLKWLQRMVSRRKKGSHRWRKAALMLAKCHEYIANQRKDAAHKISRYLVNNYDWIAFEDLNIRGMVKNHRLAKSIADAGWRMLVQFTAYKAEWAGKQVMEVDPRHTSQVCSKCGQIVKKTLKERTHCCSCGYVADRDINAARNILHRAMGTS